CTGACCCTGCGGGATAACGTGCTCTACAACAACCGGGGGCCCAGCGGTTACGGGGTGGGCATGAAGGACATGGACGACGTCCACCTGAGTGGCAACCGGCTGGTGGCCAACCGAATCGGCCTCTACGTGGACAACTCGCCCCGGGAGCCGAACACCACCGTTACGGTGGTCGAAAATCTCTTTGCCTACAACGAGGTGGGGCTGATGTTGCTCCCCTTGACCCGAAACAATATTTATACCCGCAACATTTTTCTGGACAACGGCGAACAGGTGGCCGTGAACGGCGGCGGCCAGCTCAGCGGCAACGCCTGGTGGCAGGATGGGGTCGGCAACTACTGGAGCGACTACGCCGGCTTCGATGCCGACGGCGACCGGATCGGCGACATCCCCTACCAGTCCCAAAGCCTCTACGAAGACCTGATGGCCCAGATGCCGGAGCTGCGGCTGTTTCGGCTGAGCCCCGCGGCAGACGCCCTGGACCTGGCCGCCCGGGCTTTTCCGCTCTTCCAGCCCCGGCCCAAGCTGGTGGACGAGCATCCACTGATGGCGCCCCCTGCCCTGCCGCCCTCGTCTTACCTGCCGACGCCACGCCCAGGGATGGCTCTGGCGGCAGCCGGCGGCCTGCTGGGCCTGGCCCTGGTGTTGCTGGCGGCGGGGCTTTCCGCGCCATGGCAGAGGAAGGTGTACCTATGATTACCATCACTCGCCTGACTAAAAAATTCGGCCGCTTCACGGCTGTCCACCAGCTGGATCTCACCATCCCCGCCCACCAGGCCACCGCGCTGTGGGGTCCCAACGGCGCGGGCAAAACCACGGTCATCAAGTGTCTGCTGGGTCTGGTGCGCTATGAAGGGGAAATCCGGATCGACGGTCTGGACGCGCGGCGTCAGGGGGCCCAGGCCCGGCGCCGGGTGGGTTATGTGCCCCAGACCTGTGCCTTTTACGATGACCTGAGCGTGTTGGCCACGGTCCGCTTCTTTGCCCGGCTGCGGCAGGTGCCCGATACCCAGGCGGTGCCGGTGCTG
This genomic interval from Litorilinea aerophila contains the following:
- the nosD gene encoding nitrous oxide reductase family maturation protein NosD, whose translation is MRWLVGLALLLAGFAPRMAVAADAPFDLQAALAAAQPGATIQIPAGVYPGPLHIDKPVTLEGVDWPIIQGDGQGDVITVTAAHVTLRGLVIRGSGTSLDREDAAVTGLAPYLTVENCRIEDALFGVYLKQASHGIIRGNVIQAKDLPMARRGDGIRVWYSDHSLVEGNTVVGSRDVVIWFAPDSVIRHNRVYASRYGLHFMFSDNQVVEGNFLAENSVGAFLMYGRGLTLRDNVLYNNRGPSGYGVGMKDMDDVHLSGNRLVANRIGLYVDNSPREPNTTVTVVENLFAYNEVGLMLLPLTRNNIYTRNIFLDNGEQVAVNGGGQLSGNAWWQDGVGNYWSDYAGFDADGDRIGDIPYQSQSLYEDLMAQMPELRLFRLSPAADALDLAARAFPLFQPRPKLVDEHPLMAPPALPPSSYLPTPRPGMALAAAGGLLGLALVLLAAGLSAPWQRKVYL